A region from the Colwellia sp. PAMC 21821 genome encodes:
- a CDS encoding DUF4426 domain-containing protein, giving the protein MKKVISKLVTLVFLAVTFMASVNAENMKKMDDINVHYIALGSTFLTPEIAKAYGIERSRYKGLINISVLDNTQASHPSKMVNISGRARNDVGQIKSLDFMEVKEGDAIYYLAQVSYTNEETIYFDINITDKGKQHNLKFTQKFYVD; this is encoded by the coding sequence ATGAAAAAAGTTATTAGTAAACTCGTGACATTAGTTTTTTTAGCCGTCACGTTTATGGCTTCTGTTAATGCTGAAAACATGAAAAAAATGGACGACATTAATGTTCATTATATTGCTTTAGGTTCCACGTTTTTAACGCCTGAAATTGCTAAAGCTTATGGGATTGAACGTAGCCGTTATAAAGGTTTGATTAATATTTCAGTACTTGATAACACACAAGCCAGTCACCCATCAAAAATGGTTAATATAAGCGGTAGAGCGCGTAATGATGTGGGCCAAATTAAATCACTCGATTTTATGGAAGTAAAAGAAGGCGATGCAATTTATTACCTAGCACAGGTCAGCTACACCAACGAAGAAACCATTTACTTTGATATTAATATCACCGACAAAGGTAAACAGCATAATTTAAAGTTCACACAAAAATTTTATGTGGATTAG
- the hemW gene encoding radical SAM family heme chaperone HemW produces MLIAPPLSLYIHIPWCVEKCPYCDFNSHALKHAIPEQDYIAQLLLDLDSDIERFSLNNRPLHSIFIGGGTPSLFSAPAIDQLLTEVLRRFEHKADIEITLEANPGTVEAEKFIGFFNGGVSRLSIGVQSFASDKLIKLGRIHDSEQAKVAANLASECGVKSFNLDLMHGLPEQTVAHALDDLKTAISLNPSHISWYQLTIEPNTAFHSRPPKLPQDEVLWNIQDQGIALLNQAGYQQYEISAYSKPEFQCQHNLNYWKFGDYLGIGCGAHGKITDVTNKTIHRTVKVKHPKGYLDTSRKALDKLHTVTAEELPFEYMMNRLRLFSGFSLEEYQAFTGLSIDSVLPTLLKAQDKNLMEFDGTLWSVSKLGHRYLNDLLEMFL; encoded by the coding sequence ATGTTAATTGCCCCGCCGCTTTCGTTATATATTCATATCCCTTGGTGTGTTGAAAAATGCCCTTATTGTGACTTTAACTCTCACGCATTAAAGCATGCGATTCCTGAGCAAGACTATATTGCCCAGTTGCTGCTTGATTTAGACAGCGACATTGAGCGTTTTAGTTTAAATAATAGACCCTTGCACTCAATTTTTATTGGCGGTGGTACGCCAAGCTTATTTTCAGCCCCCGCTATCGACCAGCTACTAACTGAGGTATTACGGCGTTTTGAACATAAAGCCGATATCGAAATTACCTTAGAAGCGAACCCTGGTACTGTTGAAGCAGAAAAGTTTATTGGCTTTTTTAATGGCGGTGTTTCAAGATTATCTATCGGGGTACAAAGCTTTGCTTCAGATAAGTTAATTAAGCTAGGTCGCATTCATGATAGCGAACAAGCCAAAGTAGCGGCAAACTTAGCCAGCGAATGTGGCGTAAAAAGCTTTAATCTTGACTTAATGCACGGTTTACCTGAGCAAACGGTAGCCCATGCACTTGATGATTTAAAAACGGCTATTAGTTTAAATCCTAGCCATATTTCTTGGTATCAACTCACCATTGAACCCAATACGGCATTTCATTCTCGGCCACCAAAACTACCGCAAGATGAAGTACTTTGGAATATCCAAGACCAAGGCATTGCGTTATTGAACCAAGCTGGATATCAACAATATGAAATTTCAGCCTACAGCAAGCCTGAATTTCAATGTCAGCACAACCTTAACTATTGGAAGTTTGGCGATTATCTCGGTATTGGCTGTGGTGCTCACGGCAAAATTACTGATGTTACAAACAAAACCATTCATCGTACGGTGAAAGTTAAGCATCCAAAAGGGTATTTAGATACCAGCAGAAAAGCGCTTGATAAACTGCATACTGTTACGGCTGAAGAATTGCCCTTTGAATACATGATGAACCGTTTGCGCCTATTTTCTGGTTTCTCACTTGAAGAATACCAAGCTTTTACGGGGTTAAGCATCGATAGTGTTTTACCGACATTATTAAAAGCTCAAGATAAAAACCTGATGGAGTTTGATGGCACACTTTGGTCAGTAAGCAAGCTTGGGCATCGATACCTTAACGATTTATTAGAAATGTTTTTATAG
- a CDS encoding XTP/dITP diphosphatase codes for MTTIVLATGNKGKVNELASLLAAQNIEIKPQSEFNVPDVAETGTTFVENAIIKARHAAKITGLPAIADDSGLEVDALNGAPGVYSARYAGENASDDDNTNKLLNALENVADDKRTSRFHCVLVYMRHENDPTPLICHGVWQGSITREKIGEQGFGYDPVFWQADHQMTSAQLPRDLKNQLSHRGQALNKLVPQLLEAIR; via the coding sequence ATGACCACTATCGTATTAGCAACAGGTAACAAAGGTAAAGTAAACGAACTGGCAAGTTTGTTGGCAGCACAAAATATTGAAATTAAGCCGCAAAGCGAATTCAATGTTCCTGATGTTGCGGAAACGGGCACAACCTTTGTTGAAAACGCAATTATAAAAGCGCGCCACGCAGCAAAAATTACAGGTTTACCCGCTATTGCTGATGATTCTGGTTTAGAAGTTGACGCTTTAAACGGCGCACCAGGGGTTTATTCTGCGCGTTATGCAGGTGAAAACGCCAGTGATGACGACAACACCAACAAGCTTTTAAATGCGCTAGAAAATGTTGCTGATGATAAGCGTACCTCACGTTTTCACTGTGTTTTGGTTTATATGCGTCATGAGAATGACCCTACCCCCCTTATTTGCCATGGTGTTTGGCAAGGCAGTATTACCCGAGAAAAAATAGGCGAACAAGGCTTTGGATACGACCCTGTATTTTGGCAGGCTGATCATCAAATGACATCAGCACAATTACCACGAGATCTAAAAAACCAACTTAGCCACCGCGGCCAAGCACTTAATAAACTCGTACCACAACTTTTAGAAGCCATACGTTAA
- the mltF gene encoding membrane-bound lytic murein transglycosylase MltF, which yields MIKTQIKSFANNVSLNKLLALFLLPCILMLSACESQDRSANLQRIIDRGYLTVGTLYGNTSYYLDAEGPAGFEYELAQKYAEYLGVELKMMPSYNLNDLFQQLDNGSVDLLAAGLAVTDERLKNYHFSPSYDDVSQKLVFKQGNIRPRTLADLTGTLEVLEHSSHVESLSQLKLSNPELTWSTTSELDSEELLLRVLSDEIDYTIADTNTLAVSRRYYPEISIGFTIRKKESLAWMINKHSDDSIFASLIEFFGQVHHNGVLLALNDKHYGHIEEFNYVDTRMFIKAIANKLPEYQPLFEKYGQEVDWRLLAAISYQESHWEPHARSYTGVRGMMMLTLPTAKQMGIKSRLDAEQSIRGGAKYFKQMIARMPARVPSPDRLWFALASYNIGLGHLNDARKITKQQGGDPDRWVEVKERLPLLKQKKYYKKTRYGYARGDEPVNYVENIRRYYDTLTWMDDQAKQSAAKNELAVNEIH from the coding sequence ATGATAAAAACACAAATAAAATCATTTGCAAATAACGTTAGCCTGAATAAGCTGCTGGCCTTGTTCTTATTGCCATGTATCCTCATGTTGTCTGCTTGTGAATCGCAAGATAGGTCTGCAAATTTGCAGCGTATTATTGATCGTGGTTATTTAACCGTTGGCACACTTTATGGTAACACTAGTTATTACCTTGACGCCGAAGGTCCCGCAGGTTTTGAATATGAACTTGCGCAAAAATATGCCGAATATTTAGGTGTCGAATTAAAAATGATGCCTAGTTATAATTTAAATGATTTATTTCAACAGCTGGATAATGGTAGCGTTGATTTGCTCGCTGCTGGGCTAGCGGTAACTGATGAGCGGCTTAAAAATTATCATTTTTCACCAAGCTATGATGATGTTAGTCAAAAGCTAGTGTTTAAGCAGGGTAATATTAGACCACGCACTTTGGCTGATTTAACAGGTACATTAGAAGTATTAGAGCACTCAAGTCACGTAGAAAGTTTATCACAATTAAAATTATCTAACCCGGAACTGACATGGTCGACAACCAGTGAATTAGATAGCGAAGAGCTTTTACTACGTGTACTTTCTGACGAAATTGATTACACCATTGCAGACACGAATACTTTGGCCGTTAGTCGCCGTTATTATCCTGAAATCAGTATAGGCTTTACTATTCGTAAAAAAGAATCATTAGCTTGGATGATCAATAAACATAGTGACGATTCTATTTTTGCCAGCTTAATTGAGTTTTTTGGGCAAGTTCATCATAACGGTGTTTTGTTGGCTTTGAATGATAAACATTATGGTCATATTGAAGAATTTAACTACGTAGATACACGTATGTTTATTAAGGCTATTGCAAATAAATTACCGGAGTATCAACCACTTTTTGAAAAATATGGACAAGAGGTAGACTGGCGTTTGTTAGCGGCTATAAGCTATCAAGAGTCGCATTGGGAACCTCATGCCCGTTCTTATACCGGTGTGCGTGGTATGATGATGCTAACCTTGCCGACAGCTAAACAAATGGGCATAAAAAGTCGTTTAGATGCTGAACAGAGTATTCGAGGTGGCGCTAAGTATTTTAAGCAAATGATTGCACGTATGCCAGCACGAGTTCCCTCGCCTGATCGACTTTGGTTTGCGCTTGCTTCATATAACATTGGCTTAGGGCATTTAAATGATGCTCGTAAAATTACTAAGCAACAAGGTGGAGATCCTGACCGTTGGGTGGAAGTAAAGGAGCGCTTGCCGTTGTTAAAACAGAAAAAATATTATAAGAAAACTCGCTATGGTTATGCGCGTGGCGATGAACCGGTTAATTATGTTGAAAATATTCGTCGTTACTATGATACATTAACATGGATGGATGATCAGGCTAAGCAAAGCGCAGCGAAAAATGAATTAGCGGTGAATGAAATACATTAG
- the tadA gene encoding tRNA adenosine(34) deaminase TadA: MTKIISQPNDDSFSELDIKFMRRAIELANIADSHNEIPVGAVVVYAGEIVGEGFNQSIMNNDPSAHAEMLAIRDAGKNLKNYRLLDCTLYVTLEPCPMCAGLLVHSRINRLVFASEDSKTGAAGSAFSLVNHEKHNHQVTVKSGLLADECSVMLSAFFKRRRAEKKAEKQARKSQL, encoded by the coding sequence ATGACTAAAATTATCAGTCAACCAAATGATGACAGTTTTTCTGAACTCGACATTAAGTTTATGCGCCGAGCTATAGAGCTGGCTAACATAGCAGACAGCCATAATGAAATACCGGTAGGTGCGGTGGTAGTTTATGCAGGGGAAATTGTTGGCGAAGGCTTTAATCAGTCGATCATGAATAATGACCCCTCTGCGCATGCCGAAATGCTAGCAATTCGTGATGCAGGTAAAAACTTAAAAAATTATCGTCTGCTCGATTGCACGCTATACGTTACTCTTGAGCCTTGCCCTATGTGTGCAGGCTTGTTGGTACATAGTCGTATTAACCGATTAGTTTTTGCCAGTGAAGACTCAAAGACAGGCGCAGCGGGCAGCGCATTTTCATTAGTAAACCATGAAAAACATAATCATCAAGTGACTGTAAAGTCTGGCCTTTTAGCAGACGAGTGTAGCGTTATGCTTTCAGCTTTTTTTAAACGTAGAAGAGCGGAAAAAAAAGCCGAAAAACAAGCAAGAAAATCACAGCTATAA
- the purL gene encoding phosphoribosylformylglycinamidine synthase, with translation MKTFRGAPALSDFRVNKLLNQCSELQLPVTDIYAEFTHFAHVSADLDVEEASVLQQLLKYGPTIEEHDPVGQFLLVTPRPGTISPWSSKSTDIANNCGLSKVIRLERGLAYYVSTENSAALTPAQQSTLNNLIHDRMMESIFTDINEASALFASAEPGELTSIDIEHGGKNALVQANIELGLALAEDEVNYLFENFSKLGRNPHDIELYMFAQANSEHCRHKIFNADWTIDGVKQPKSLFKMIRNTHEVNPDFVLSAYKDNAAVMVGNKGGRFFPNPETNVYGYHHEDIQILMKVETHNHPTAISPYPGAATGSGGEIRDEGATGIGSKPKAGLVGFSVSNLRIPGFEQPWETDFGKPNRIVSALDIMTEGPLGGAAFNNEFGRPAILGYFRTYEEQVNSFNGSEVRGYHKPIMLAGGLGNIRDEHVQKREIVVGANLIALGGPAMNIGLGGGAASSMASGQSAESLDFASVQRENPEMERRCQEVIDKCWQLGEENPIAFIHDVGAGGLSNAFPELVSDGGRGGVFELRNVPNDERSMAPHEIWCNESQERYVIAVSDKNLATFEQICLRERAPFSVVGRATEEEHLTVTDSHFAGNDKLATPIDLPLEVLLGKTPKIFKDVETKVATGDNFSVADITLTDAAERILSLPTVAEKTFLITIGDRSVTGMVNRDQMVGPWQVPVADCGVTASALDSYHGEAMSLGERTPVALLNFGASARLAVAESLTNIAGTDIAGPDGDRLNRIKLSANWMSPAGHPGEDAGLYEAVKAIGEELCPALGLTIPVGKDSMSMRTQWDENGEQKSVTSPMSLIITAFGVVEDIRKTVTPELRIDQGETRIVAIDLSKGKQRLGGSCLAQVYKQLGNETPDVDCPETLKGFFNAMQTLVRDEKLIAYHDISDGGLFTTVVEMAFAGHTGVDIDLSKLTSASGNDVDVLFNEELGAVIQIRESDVDAIHTVFAEFGIEDCCTDIGRINNEDTIRFSRDGEVVLENSRTYYRTTWAQTTHKMQSLRDNPECAQQEHDVKFDTEDPGLSADLSFDINEDIVADLMAKDAQHGTNPRIAILREQGVNSHVEMAAAFDRAGFVAIDVHMSDILSGRTDLADFNGLVACGGFSYGDVLGAGEGWAKSILFNKDAKAMFKTFFEREDTFSLGVCNGCQMLSNLKEIIPGSEAWPRFVQNKSERFEARFSLVEIQETPSIFFDGMAGSRMPIAVSHGEGRAEFSSDDAIDNTNESGTVAMRFVDNYGHITETYPANPNGSPDGITALTTTDGRVTIMMPHPERVFRTVANSWHPDEWQEDSPWVRMFRNARKFIG, from the coding sequence ATGAAAACCTTTCGCGGTGCGCCAGCACTATCTGATTTTAGAGTAAACAAGCTATTAAATCAGTGTTCTGAGCTGCAATTGCCTGTCACGGATATCTATGCTGAATTTACCCATTTCGCTCATGTTTCAGCAGATTTAGACGTTGAAGAAGCCTCGGTTTTACAGCAACTTCTTAAGTATGGCCCTACAATTGAAGAACATGACCCCGTTGGGCAGTTTTTATTAGTAACACCACGACCTGGCACGATATCTCCTTGGTCATCAAAATCTACCGACATTGCTAACAACTGTGGTTTAAGTAAGGTTATTCGCCTAGAGCGCGGCTTAGCTTACTACGTCAGCACCGAAAACAGTGCAGCATTAACGCCAGCGCAACAATCGACATTAAATAATTTGATTCATGATCGCATGATGGAATCAATTTTCACTGACATCAATGAAGCCAGCGCACTTTTTGCGAGTGCAGAGCCTGGTGAACTTACCAGTATTGACATTGAACACGGCGGCAAAAACGCATTAGTACAAGCCAACATTGAACTAGGGCTTGCGCTAGCAGAAGATGAAGTAAATTATTTATTTGAAAACTTCAGTAAACTTGGCCGTAATCCGCACGACATTGAGCTTTACATGTTTGCCCAAGCAAACTCTGAGCATTGTCGTCATAAAATATTTAACGCCGACTGGACTATCGACGGTGTAAAACAGCCGAAATCGCTATTCAAAATGATCCGCAATACCCATGAAGTAAACCCTGACTTTGTATTAAGTGCTTATAAAGACAACGCTGCGGTTATGGTAGGTAACAAAGGCGGCCGTTTCTTCCCAAATCCTGAAACAAATGTTTATGGTTATCACCATGAAGACATTCAAATTTTAATGAAAGTTGAAACCCACAACCACCCTACTGCTATTTCTCCTTACCCAGGCGCTGCAACGGGCTCAGGTGGTGAAATTCGTGACGAAGGCGCAACCGGTATTGGTTCAAAACCTAAAGCAGGCTTAGTAGGATTTTCAGTTTCAAACTTACGTATACCGGGTTTTGAACAGCCATGGGAAACTGACTTTGGCAAACCAAATCGTATCGTTTCAGCCTTAGATATTATGACGGAAGGTCCATTAGGTGGCGCAGCGTTTAATAATGAATTTGGTCGCCCAGCTATTTTAGGTTATTTCCGTACCTACGAAGAACAAGTTAACTCGTTTAATGGCAGTGAAGTGCGTGGTTATCACAAGCCGATTATGTTGGCGGGTGGTTTAGGTAATATTCGTGACGAGCACGTACAAAAACGTGAAATTGTTGTTGGCGCTAACTTAATTGCCCTTGGCGGTCCTGCAATGAACATTGGTTTAGGTGGCGGTGCTGCTTCTTCAATGGCATCAGGTCAATCGGCTGAGAGTTTAGATTTTGCTTCCGTACAACGTGAAAATCCTGAAATGGAACGTCGTTGCCAAGAAGTTATTGATAAGTGTTGGCAGTTAGGCGAAGAAAACCCTATAGCTTTCATTCATGACGTTGGCGCGGGTGGGTTATCAAATGCCTTTCCTGAGCTAGTTTCAGATGGCGGCCGTGGTGGTGTTTTTGAACTGCGTAACGTACCTAATGATGAACGTAGCATGGCGCCTCATGAAATCTGGTGTAACGAATCTCAAGAACGTTATGTTATTGCTGTATCAGATAAAAACTTAGCGACGTTCGAACAAATATGTCTTCGTGAACGTGCACCATTTTCTGTTGTTGGTCGTGCAACTGAAGAAGAGCACTTAACCGTTACTGACTCACATTTTGCCGGAAACGATAAGTTAGCTACGCCGATTGATTTGCCACTTGAAGTATTATTAGGCAAAACGCCTAAAATATTCAAAGACGTTGAAACAAAAGTAGCCACTGGCGATAACTTTAGCGTTGCCGATATCACGTTAACTGATGCCGCAGAGCGTATTTTATCTTTGCCGACTGTTGCAGAAAAAACCTTCTTAATCACCATTGGTGACCGCTCGGTAACGGGTATGGTTAATCGCGACCAAATGGTTGGCCCTTGGCAAGTACCTGTCGCCGATTGTGGTGTTACCGCATCAGCGCTTGATTCATACCACGGCGAAGCTATGTCGTTGGGTGAACGTACACCGGTTGCCTTATTAAACTTTGGTGCTTCAGCACGTTTAGCCGTAGCAGAGTCATTAACCAATATAGCCGGTACTGATATTGCTGGTCCTGACGGTGATAGATTAAACCGAATCAAACTTTCAGCAAACTGGATGTCACCTGCGGGTCATCCTGGTGAAGATGCCGGTTTATACGAAGCGGTTAAAGCGATTGGTGAAGAACTTTGTCCAGCGCTTGGTTTAACGATTCCGGTTGGTAAAGACTCGATGTCAATGCGCACACAATGGGATGAAAATGGCGAACAGAAATCGGTAACCTCACCTATGTCGTTAATTATCACCGCTTTTGGTGTTGTTGAAGACATTCGTAAAACCGTAACACCTGAATTAAGAATTGATCAAGGTGAGACTCGCATCGTTGCCATTGATTTATCTAAAGGCAAACAGCGTTTAGGTGGTTCATGTTTAGCACAAGTTTATAAACAGCTTGGTAATGAAACCCCTGACGTGGATTGTCCTGAAACCTTAAAAGGTTTCTTCAATGCCATGCAAACATTAGTGCGTGATGAAAAACTGATTGCTTATCATGATATTTCTGACGGCGGTTTATTCACCACAGTTGTAGAAATGGCATTTGCTGGGCATACCGGTGTTGATATTGATTTAAGCAAACTGACTTCAGCATCAGGCAACGATGTTGATGTATTGTTTAATGAAGAACTTGGCGCAGTAATTCAAATTCGTGAAAGTGATGTTGACGCTATCCACACCGTTTTTGCTGAATTTGGTATTGAAGATTGTTGCACTGATATTGGCCGTATTAATAACGAAGATACTATCCGCTTTAGCCGAGATGGCGAAGTGGTGTTAGAAAATTCTCGTACTTATTACCGTACTACTTGGGCACAAACCACCCATAAAATGCAGTCATTACGAGACAATCCAGAATGTGCTCAACAAGAGCATGATGTTAAATTTGACACTGAAGACCCAGGTTTAAGTGCTGATTTAAGTTTTGATATCAATGAAGATATTGTGGCTGATTTAATGGCAAAAGATGCACAGCATGGTACTAATCCTCGCATTGCTATTTTACGTGAACAAGGGGTTAACTCCCATGTAGAAATGGCAGCAGCATTTGACCGTGCAGGCTTTGTTGCTATTGACGTACACATGTCAGACATTTTATCTGGCCGTACTGATTTAGCTGACTTTAATGGTTTAGTGGCTTGTGGTGGTTTCTCATACGGCGATGTACTTGGTGCTGGTGAAGGTTGGGCAAAATCAATATTGTTCAACAAAGATGCTAAAGCCATGTTCAAAACCTTCTTCGAACGTGAAGATACTTTCTCGTTAGGTGTGTGTAACGGCTGTCAAATGTTGTCAAACCTAAAAGAAATTATCCCAGGTTCAGAAGCTTGGCCGCGCTTTGTACAAAACAAATCAGAGCGATTTGAAGCACGTTTTAGTTTGGTTGAAATTCAAGAAACGCCGTCTATCTTCTTTGATGGTATGGCTGGCTCACGTATGCCAATCGCTGTTTCACATGGTGAAGGTCGAGCGGAATTCAGCTCTGACGACGCTATTGATAATACGAATGAGTCTGGCACAGTCGCCATGCGTTTTGTTGATAACTATGGTCATATTACTGAAACTTACCCGGCTAACCCGAACGGTTCGCCTGACGGTATTACAGCACTAACCACAACAGATGGCCGAGTGACTATTATGATGCCGCATCCTGAACGTGTATTCCGCACGGTTGCAAACTCATGGCACCCTGACGAATGGCAAGAAGATTCACCTTGGGTTCGTATGTTTAGAAACGCACGTAAGTTTATAGGTTAA